In Lineus longissimus chromosome 9, tnLinLong1.2, whole genome shotgun sequence, one genomic interval encodes:
- the LOC135493950 gene encoding growth hormone secretagogue receptor type 1-like, which yields MEKSRVSLVSEMANSSSNVTYTTPTFYTRAAEVDKVLQYFEDLITWFSVYLPLGVVVIGVAGNLLSFLLLSRAQYKSSSTCFYTKMLAISDSMYLMTLTARISSEVTDFIFGEATVYCIFLNGFKRLWPAVSSILLTAMSVDRCIAVVIPLRARVLCSVYRANLVTCFIVIIAAVLHIGTQVGRAAITENGTNDCIFRKLPGMWGYYYAHFRIITTYYIPLSLVFVSNLGIISVVSSNRRRRLRLQNGRGQGQTQKDGGSHITTMLLAVSGSSILCQLPNQISRTYFNYTTTSFITPRAIAVRTFTKVFAEFFLYCNYGMNFYAYTLPIAKFRRELREMLVSVKAISAQ from the coding sequence ATGGAAAAATCAAGGGTTTCGTTGGTCAGTGAAATGGCAAATTCATCTTCGAATGTCACCTACACCACGCCGACGTTTTACACAAGAGCAGCAGAAGTTGACAAGGTTCTTCAATATTTCGAGGACCTGATCACATGGTTTTCAGTTTACCTCCCGCTAGGTGTCGTGGTCATTGGAGTGGCCGGCAACCTTCTCTCATTTCTCCTCCTATCACGGGCTCAGTACAAATCATCGTCGACTTGTTTTTATACGAAAATGTTGGCCATTTCAGATTCGATGTATTTGATGACTCTAACTGCGCGCATCTCATCAGAAGTGACTGATTTTATATTTGGTGAAGCAACAGTATATTGCATCTTTCTAAACGGCTTCAAACGCCTGTGGCCGGCCGTATCATCGATCCTTTTGACAGCCATGTCAGTTGACAGATGTATTGCCGTGGTCATTCCCCTCAGGGCCAGAGTTCTCTGCAGTGTTTACAGAGCAAACCTTGTAACTTGttttatcgtcatcatcgcagCAGTACTACACATAGGTACACAGGTGGGACGAGCAGCCATTACAGAAAATGGAACAAACGATTGCATCTTTCGCAAACTCCCAGGAATGTGGGGTTATTATTACGCGCATTTTAGAATAATAACAACATATTACATTCCCCTAAGTTTGGTGTTCGTTTCAAATCTGGGGATCATCAGTGTAGTGTCATCAAACAGACGCAGAAGATTGAGGTTACAGAATGggcgaggtcaaggtcagacaCAGAAAGATGGCGGCAGTCACATTACAACAATGCTTCTTGCTGTTTCCGGAAGTTCAATTCTCTGTCAGCTTCCAAATCAGATCAGCAGGACCTATTTTAACTATACTACCACCAGTTTTATAACACCACGAGCAATCGCTGTTCGAACATTCACCAAAGTTTTTGCGGAATTCTTTCTTTATTGTAATTATGGAATGAATTTTTATGCGTACACATTGCCCATTGCAAAATTTCGGCGTGAATTACGGGAAATGCTTGTTTCTGTCAAAGCGATATCGGCCCAGTAA